The following coding sequences lie in one Anoplolepis gracilipes chromosome 4, ASM4749672v1, whole genome shotgun sequence genomic window:
- the Tlk gene encoding serine/threonine-protein kinase tousled-like 2 isoform X2, whose translation MTDNCWNSGGGAGVKMEHFQATLDPRKQELLEARFLGARMSAGSQIQMAPQTTVNSGQTVHSQDSNMSTGSSHSDKEVDANTPEKVPRTTSERKRKRKADDGGGGVSSSSVTSKGARSVAALDNKKINEYFPKHHLGNSPIRHGGAKSPSPQQAYPMFPPSPQQLLSPQVTTPNSSVAEFSSLMQPPRPHPQPPPPPPPVSTQPAGSMVSKQVQTELTCQRIQEFETQASSDLELRNNKIDELNRTTDELRHQMANQQKLIEQHKSHINKCIDVVKKLLKEKSNIEKKEARQKCMQNRLRLGQFVTQRVGATFQENWTDGYAFHELARRQEEIATEREEIDKQKKLLLKKRPSNSETGRKRSQPQPSLHNGTEATFLKPDAVPGSYTWQEYYEADEILKLRQSALKKEDADLQLEMEKLERERNLHIRELKRIHNEDQSRFNSHPVLNERYLLLMLLGKGGFSEVHKAFDLKEQRYVACKVHQLNKDWKEDKKANYIKHALREYNIHKALDHPRVVKLYDVFEIDANSFCTVLEYCDGHDLDFYLKQHKTIPEREARSIVMQVVSALKYLNEIKPPVIHYDLKPGNILLTEGNVCGEIKITDFGLSKVMDEENYNPDHGMDLTSQGAGTYWYLPPECFVIGKNPPKISSKVDVWSVGVIFYQCLYGKKPFGHNQSQATILEENTILKATEVQFANKPTVSNEAKSFIRSCLAYRKEERIDVLTLARHEYLQPPVPKHGRQANSQQQQQQQQIQQQQQSSFNIGMFSGMNASSSS comes from the exons ATGTCTGCTGGGTCACAAATTCAGATGGCACCCCAAACAACCGTAAACTCTGGTCAGACAGTTCATAGTCAAGACTCGAACATGAGCACTG GCTCATCGCATAGTGATAAGGAGGTGGATGCAAACACTCCAGAAAAAGTACCACGGACTACTtctgagagaaaaagaaaacgtaaGGCTGATGACGGAGGTGGGGGTGTTTCAAGTAGCTCTGTAACAAGTAAGGGGGCTAGATCAGTCGCCGCtcttgataataaaaagatcaaTGAATATTTCCCAAAGCATCATCTGGGCAATAGTCCTATTCGGCATGGTGGTGCCAAGAGCCCCTCTCCTCAACAGGCTTATCCCATG TTTCCACCATCGCCACAACAGTTACTTTCGCCACAAGTAACAACACCTAATTCTTCGGTAGCTGAATTCTCTTCGCTGATGCAGCCACCAAGACCTCATCCTCAACCTCCACCACCTCCACCACCCGTTTCGACACAACCTGCGGGCTCGATGGTCAGCAAGCAGGTGCAG ACAGAACTTACTTGCCAGAGGATACAGGAATTTGAAACTCAAGCCTCTTCAGACTTAGAATTACGTAACAACAAAATTGATGAATTAAATAGG ACAACGGACGAACTTAGGCATCAAATGGCTAATCAACAAAAATTGATTGAGCAGCATAAATCGCATATAAATAAGTGTATAGACGTTGTAAAGaagttattaaaagaaaaatcaaacatagaaaaaaaggagGCTAGGCAGAAGTGTATGCAAAATAGACTGAGGTTGGGTCAATTCGTGACGCAAAGGGTGGGTGCGACCTTTCAAGAAAATTGGACCGATGGTTACGCGTTTCATGAACTTGCTCGACGGCAAGAAGAAATAGCGACCGAGCGGGAAGAGATCGACAAGCAGAAGAAGTTACTGCTCAAGAAAAGGCCGTCGAACAGCGAAACCGGCAGGAAACGTAGTCAACCTCAACCCTCTTTGCATAACGGCACCGAGGCGACGTTTTTGAAGCCGGATGCAGTACCTGGGTCGTATACGTGGCAAGAGTATTATGAAGCTGACGAAATACTCAAG TTAAGACAAAGTGCGTTGAAAAAAGAAGACGCGGATCTGCAATTAGAAATGGAGAAGCTCGAAAGGGAGCGAAACTTACACATCAGAGAATTGAAGCGTATTCACAACGAGGACCAATCGAGATTCAACTCCCATCCTGTTTTGAATGAACGTTACCTTCTGCTAATGTTACTAGGAAAGGGTGGTTTCAGCGAAGTGCATAAG gcaTTTGACTTAAAAGAGCAACGGTACGTGGCTTGTAAGGTGcatcaattaaataaagactGGAAAGAAGACAAGAAggctaattatataaa GCATGCATTAcgagaatataatatacacaaggCATTGGATCATCCTCgagttgtaaaattatatgatgtaTTTGAAATTGATGCCAATTCCTTTTGTACTGTTCTGGAATATTGTGATGGCCATGATTTAGATTTTTACCTCAAACAA CATAAGACTATACCTGAGAGAGAAGCGAGATCTATTGTTATGCAAGTCGTATCGGCATTAAAGTACCTCAATGAAATAAAACCCCCAGTCATACATTACGATTTAAAACCAG gtaacattttattaaccGAAGGTAATGTGTGcggtgaaataaaaatcacagACTTTGGTTTGAGTAAAGTTATGgatgaagaaaattataatccaGATCATGGAATGGATCTAACATCTCAAGGGGCGGGTACTTACTG gtaTCTACCTCCTGAGTGTTTTGTCATTGGCAAAAATCCTCCTAAAATATCGTCCAAGGTTGATGTCTGGAGTGTAGGAGTTATATTTTACCAATGCCTATATGgtaaaaag CCCTTTGGTCATAATCAATCGCAAGCTACCATTCTGGAGGAGAACACGATACTAAAGGCCACAGAAGTCCAGTTTGCGAATAAACCGACTGTCAGTAATGAAGCAAAG AGTTTCATAAGAAGTTGCCTAGCGTATAGAAAGGAGGAGCGCATAGACGTACTGACACTAGCTAGACACGAATACCTGCAACCCCCAGTGCCAAAACATGGCCGCCAAGCGAACAGccaacagcaacaacaacagcagcagatacagcagcagcaacagagCTCGTTCAATATCGGCATGTTTAGTGGTATGAACGCGTCGAGCAGTTCGTAG
- the Tlk gene encoding serine/threonine-protein kinase tousled-like 2 isoform X1 — translation MTDNCWNSGGGAGVKMEHFQATLDPRKQELLEARFLGARMSAGSQIQMAPQTTVNSGQTVHSQDSNMSTGSSHSDKEVDANTPEKVPRTTSERKRKRKADDGGGGVSSSSVTSKGARSVAALDNKKINEYFPKHHLGNSPIRHGGAKSPSPQQAYPMFPPSPQQLLSPQVTTPNSSVAEFSSLMQPPRPHPQPPPPPPPVSTQPAGSMVSKQVQVRPTNLNRTSQVRQAKTNTPNTELTCQRIQEFETQASSDLELRNNKIDELNRTTDELRHQMANQQKLIEQHKSHINKCIDVVKKLLKEKSNIEKKEARQKCMQNRLRLGQFVTQRVGATFQENWTDGYAFHELARRQEEIATEREEIDKQKKLLLKKRPSNSETGRKRSQPQPSLHNGTEATFLKPDAVPGSYTWQEYYEADEILKLRQSALKKEDADLQLEMEKLERERNLHIRELKRIHNEDQSRFNSHPVLNERYLLLMLLGKGGFSEVHKAFDLKEQRYVACKVHQLNKDWKEDKKANYIKHALREYNIHKALDHPRVVKLYDVFEIDANSFCTVLEYCDGHDLDFYLKQHKTIPEREARSIVMQVVSALKYLNEIKPPVIHYDLKPGNILLTEGNVCGEIKITDFGLSKVMDEENYNPDHGMDLTSQGAGTYWYLPPECFVIGKNPPKISSKVDVWSVGVIFYQCLYGKKPFGHNQSQATILEENTILKATEVQFANKPTVSNEAKSFIRSCLAYRKEERIDVLTLARHEYLQPPVPKHGRQANSQQQQQQQQIQQQQQSSFNIGMFSGMNASSSS, via the exons ATGTCTGCTGGGTCACAAATTCAGATGGCACCCCAAACAACCGTAAACTCTGGTCAGACAGTTCATAGTCAAGACTCGAACATGAGCACTG GCTCATCGCATAGTGATAAGGAGGTGGATGCAAACACTCCAGAAAAAGTACCACGGACTACTtctgagagaaaaagaaaacgtaaGGCTGATGACGGAGGTGGGGGTGTTTCAAGTAGCTCTGTAACAAGTAAGGGGGCTAGATCAGTCGCCGCtcttgataataaaaagatcaaTGAATATTTCCCAAAGCATCATCTGGGCAATAGTCCTATTCGGCATGGTGGTGCCAAGAGCCCCTCTCCTCAACAGGCTTATCCCATG TTTCCACCATCGCCACAACAGTTACTTTCGCCACAAGTAACAACACCTAATTCTTCGGTAGCTGAATTCTCTTCGCTGATGCAGCCACCAAGACCTCATCCTCAACCTCCACCACCTCCACCACCCGTTTCGACACAACCTGCGGGCTCGATGGTCAGCAAGCAGGTGCAGGTAAGGCCTACCAACCTCAATAGGACAAGCCAGGTCAGGCAAGCGAAGACTAACACCCCAAAT ACAGAACTTACTTGCCAGAGGATACAGGAATTTGAAACTCAAGCCTCTTCAGACTTAGAATTACGTAACAACAAAATTGATGAATTAAATAGG ACAACGGACGAACTTAGGCATCAAATGGCTAATCAACAAAAATTGATTGAGCAGCATAAATCGCATATAAATAAGTGTATAGACGTTGTAAAGaagttattaaaagaaaaatcaaacatagaaaaaaaggagGCTAGGCAGAAGTGTATGCAAAATAGACTGAGGTTGGGTCAATTCGTGACGCAAAGGGTGGGTGCGACCTTTCAAGAAAATTGGACCGATGGTTACGCGTTTCATGAACTTGCTCGACGGCAAGAAGAAATAGCGACCGAGCGGGAAGAGATCGACAAGCAGAAGAAGTTACTGCTCAAGAAAAGGCCGTCGAACAGCGAAACCGGCAGGAAACGTAGTCAACCTCAACCCTCTTTGCATAACGGCACCGAGGCGACGTTTTTGAAGCCGGATGCAGTACCTGGGTCGTATACGTGGCAAGAGTATTATGAAGCTGACGAAATACTCAAG TTAAGACAAAGTGCGTTGAAAAAAGAAGACGCGGATCTGCAATTAGAAATGGAGAAGCTCGAAAGGGAGCGAAACTTACACATCAGAGAATTGAAGCGTATTCACAACGAGGACCAATCGAGATTCAACTCCCATCCTGTTTTGAATGAACGTTACCTTCTGCTAATGTTACTAGGAAAGGGTGGTTTCAGCGAAGTGCATAAG gcaTTTGACTTAAAAGAGCAACGGTACGTGGCTTGTAAGGTGcatcaattaaataaagactGGAAAGAAGACAAGAAggctaattatataaa GCATGCATTAcgagaatataatatacacaaggCATTGGATCATCCTCgagttgtaaaattatatgatgtaTTTGAAATTGATGCCAATTCCTTTTGTACTGTTCTGGAATATTGTGATGGCCATGATTTAGATTTTTACCTCAAACAA CATAAGACTATACCTGAGAGAGAAGCGAGATCTATTGTTATGCAAGTCGTATCGGCATTAAAGTACCTCAATGAAATAAAACCCCCAGTCATACATTACGATTTAAAACCAG gtaacattttattaaccGAAGGTAATGTGTGcggtgaaataaaaatcacagACTTTGGTTTGAGTAAAGTTATGgatgaagaaaattataatccaGATCATGGAATGGATCTAACATCTCAAGGGGCGGGTACTTACTG gtaTCTACCTCCTGAGTGTTTTGTCATTGGCAAAAATCCTCCTAAAATATCGTCCAAGGTTGATGTCTGGAGTGTAGGAGTTATATTTTACCAATGCCTATATGgtaaaaag CCCTTTGGTCATAATCAATCGCAAGCTACCATTCTGGAGGAGAACACGATACTAAAGGCCACAGAAGTCCAGTTTGCGAATAAACCGACTGTCAGTAATGAAGCAAAG AGTTTCATAAGAAGTTGCCTAGCGTATAGAAAGGAGGAGCGCATAGACGTACTGACACTAGCTAGACACGAATACCTGCAACCCCCAGTGCCAAAACATGGCCGCCAAGCGAACAGccaacagcaacaacaacagcagcagatacagcagcagcaacagagCTCGTTCAATATCGGCATGTTTAGTGGTATGAACGCGTCGAGCAGTTCGTAG
- the Tlk gene encoding serine/threonine-protein kinase tousled-like 2 isoform X3, giving the protein MPTIARAMSAGSQIQMAPQTTVNSGQTVHSQDSNMSTGSSHSDKEVDANTPEKVPRTTSERKRKRKADDGGGGVSSSSVTSKGARSVAALDNKKINEYFPKHHLGNSPIRHGGAKSPSPQQAYPMFPPSPQQLLSPQVTTPNSSVAEFSSLMQPPRPHPQPPPPPPPVSTQPAGSMVSKQVQVRPTNLNRTSQVRQAKTNTPNTELTCQRIQEFETQASSDLELRNNKIDELNRTTDELRHQMANQQKLIEQHKSHINKCIDVVKKLLKEKSNIEKKEARQKCMQNRLRLGQFVTQRVGATFQENWTDGYAFHELARRQEEIATEREEIDKQKKLLLKKRPSNSETGRKRSQPQPSLHNGTEATFLKPDAVPGSYTWQEYYEADEILKLRQSALKKEDADLQLEMEKLERERNLHIRELKRIHNEDQSRFNSHPVLNERYLLLMLLGKGGFSEVHKAFDLKEQRYVACKVHQLNKDWKEDKKANYIKHALREYNIHKALDHPRVVKLYDVFEIDANSFCTVLEYCDGHDLDFYLKQHKTIPEREARSIVMQVVSALKYLNEIKPPVIHYDLKPGNILLTEGNVCGEIKITDFGLSKVMDEENYNPDHGMDLTSQGAGTYWYLPPECFVIGKNPPKISSKVDVWSVGVIFYQCLYGKKPFGHNQSQATILEENTILKATEVQFANKPTVSNEAKSFIRSCLAYRKEERIDVLTLARHEYLQPPVPKHGRQANSQQQQQQQQIQQQQQSSFNIGMFSGMNASSSS; this is encoded by the exons ATGTCTGCTGGGTCACAAATTCAGATGGCACCCCAAACAACCGTAAACTCTGGTCAGACAGTTCATAGTCAAGACTCGAACATGAGCACTG GCTCATCGCATAGTGATAAGGAGGTGGATGCAAACACTCCAGAAAAAGTACCACGGACTACTtctgagagaaaaagaaaacgtaaGGCTGATGACGGAGGTGGGGGTGTTTCAAGTAGCTCTGTAACAAGTAAGGGGGCTAGATCAGTCGCCGCtcttgataataaaaagatcaaTGAATATTTCCCAAAGCATCATCTGGGCAATAGTCCTATTCGGCATGGTGGTGCCAAGAGCCCCTCTCCTCAACAGGCTTATCCCATG TTTCCACCATCGCCACAACAGTTACTTTCGCCACAAGTAACAACACCTAATTCTTCGGTAGCTGAATTCTCTTCGCTGATGCAGCCACCAAGACCTCATCCTCAACCTCCACCACCTCCACCACCCGTTTCGACACAACCTGCGGGCTCGATGGTCAGCAAGCAGGTGCAGGTAAGGCCTACCAACCTCAATAGGACAAGCCAGGTCAGGCAAGCGAAGACTAACACCCCAAAT ACAGAACTTACTTGCCAGAGGATACAGGAATTTGAAACTCAAGCCTCTTCAGACTTAGAATTACGTAACAACAAAATTGATGAATTAAATAGG ACAACGGACGAACTTAGGCATCAAATGGCTAATCAACAAAAATTGATTGAGCAGCATAAATCGCATATAAATAAGTGTATAGACGTTGTAAAGaagttattaaaagaaaaatcaaacatagaaaaaaaggagGCTAGGCAGAAGTGTATGCAAAATAGACTGAGGTTGGGTCAATTCGTGACGCAAAGGGTGGGTGCGACCTTTCAAGAAAATTGGACCGATGGTTACGCGTTTCATGAACTTGCTCGACGGCAAGAAGAAATAGCGACCGAGCGGGAAGAGATCGACAAGCAGAAGAAGTTACTGCTCAAGAAAAGGCCGTCGAACAGCGAAACCGGCAGGAAACGTAGTCAACCTCAACCCTCTTTGCATAACGGCACCGAGGCGACGTTTTTGAAGCCGGATGCAGTACCTGGGTCGTATACGTGGCAAGAGTATTATGAAGCTGACGAAATACTCAAG TTAAGACAAAGTGCGTTGAAAAAAGAAGACGCGGATCTGCAATTAGAAATGGAGAAGCTCGAAAGGGAGCGAAACTTACACATCAGAGAATTGAAGCGTATTCACAACGAGGACCAATCGAGATTCAACTCCCATCCTGTTTTGAATGAACGTTACCTTCTGCTAATGTTACTAGGAAAGGGTGGTTTCAGCGAAGTGCATAAG gcaTTTGACTTAAAAGAGCAACGGTACGTGGCTTGTAAGGTGcatcaattaaataaagactGGAAAGAAGACAAGAAggctaattatataaa GCATGCATTAcgagaatataatatacacaaggCATTGGATCATCCTCgagttgtaaaattatatgatgtaTTTGAAATTGATGCCAATTCCTTTTGTACTGTTCTGGAATATTGTGATGGCCATGATTTAGATTTTTACCTCAAACAA CATAAGACTATACCTGAGAGAGAAGCGAGATCTATTGTTATGCAAGTCGTATCGGCATTAAAGTACCTCAATGAAATAAAACCCCCAGTCATACATTACGATTTAAAACCAG gtaacattttattaaccGAAGGTAATGTGTGcggtgaaataaaaatcacagACTTTGGTTTGAGTAAAGTTATGgatgaagaaaattataatccaGATCATGGAATGGATCTAACATCTCAAGGGGCGGGTACTTACTG gtaTCTACCTCCTGAGTGTTTTGTCATTGGCAAAAATCCTCCTAAAATATCGTCCAAGGTTGATGTCTGGAGTGTAGGAGTTATATTTTACCAATGCCTATATGgtaaaaag CCCTTTGGTCATAATCAATCGCAAGCTACCATTCTGGAGGAGAACACGATACTAAAGGCCACAGAAGTCCAGTTTGCGAATAAACCGACTGTCAGTAATGAAGCAAAG AGTTTCATAAGAAGTTGCCTAGCGTATAGAAAGGAGGAGCGCATAGACGTACTGACACTAGCTAGACACGAATACCTGCAACCCCCAGTGCCAAAACATGGCCGCCAAGCGAACAGccaacagcaacaacaacagcagcagatacagcagcagcaacagagCTCGTTCAATATCGGCATGTTTAGTGGTATGAACGCGTCGAGCAGTTCGTAG
- the Tlk gene encoding serine/threonine-protein kinase tousled-like 2 isoform X4: MSAGSQIQMAPQTTVNSGQTVHSQDSNMSTGSSHSDKEVDANTPEKVPRTTSERKRKRKADDGGGGVSSSSVTSKGARSVAALDNKKINEYFPKHHLGNSPIRHGGAKSPSPQQAYPMFPPSPQQLLSPQVTTPNSSVAEFSSLMQPPRPHPQPPPPPPPVSTQPAGSMVSKQVQVRPTNLNRTSQVRQAKTNTPNTELTCQRIQEFETQASSDLELRNNKIDELNRTTDELRHQMANQQKLIEQHKSHINKCIDVVKKLLKEKSNIEKKEARQKCMQNRLRLGQFVTQRVGATFQENWTDGYAFHELARRQEEIATEREEIDKQKKLLLKKRPSNSETGRKRSQPQPSLHNGTEATFLKPDAVPGSYTWQEYYEADEILKLRQSALKKEDADLQLEMEKLERERNLHIRELKRIHNEDQSRFNSHPVLNERYLLLMLLGKGGFSEVHKAFDLKEQRYVACKVHQLNKDWKEDKKANYIKHALREYNIHKALDHPRVVKLYDVFEIDANSFCTVLEYCDGHDLDFYLKQHKTIPEREARSIVMQVVSALKYLNEIKPPVIHYDLKPGNILLTEGNVCGEIKITDFGLSKVMDEENYNPDHGMDLTSQGAGTYWYLPPECFVIGKNPPKISSKVDVWSVGVIFYQCLYGKKPFGHNQSQATILEENTILKATEVQFANKPTVSNEAKSFIRSCLAYRKEERIDVLTLARHEYLQPPVPKHGRQANSQQQQQQQQIQQQQQSSFNIGMFSGMNASSSS, translated from the exons ATGTCTGCTGGGTCACAAATTCAGATGGCACCCCAAACAACCGTAAACTCTGGTCAGACAGTTCATAGTCAAGACTCGAACATGAGCACTG GCTCATCGCATAGTGATAAGGAGGTGGATGCAAACACTCCAGAAAAAGTACCACGGACTACTtctgagagaaaaagaaaacgtaaGGCTGATGACGGAGGTGGGGGTGTTTCAAGTAGCTCTGTAACAAGTAAGGGGGCTAGATCAGTCGCCGCtcttgataataaaaagatcaaTGAATATTTCCCAAAGCATCATCTGGGCAATAGTCCTATTCGGCATGGTGGTGCCAAGAGCCCCTCTCCTCAACAGGCTTATCCCATG TTTCCACCATCGCCACAACAGTTACTTTCGCCACAAGTAACAACACCTAATTCTTCGGTAGCTGAATTCTCTTCGCTGATGCAGCCACCAAGACCTCATCCTCAACCTCCACCACCTCCACCACCCGTTTCGACACAACCTGCGGGCTCGATGGTCAGCAAGCAGGTGCAGGTAAGGCCTACCAACCTCAATAGGACAAGCCAGGTCAGGCAAGCGAAGACTAACACCCCAAAT ACAGAACTTACTTGCCAGAGGATACAGGAATTTGAAACTCAAGCCTCTTCAGACTTAGAATTACGTAACAACAAAATTGATGAATTAAATAGG ACAACGGACGAACTTAGGCATCAAATGGCTAATCAACAAAAATTGATTGAGCAGCATAAATCGCATATAAATAAGTGTATAGACGTTGTAAAGaagttattaaaagaaaaatcaaacatagaaaaaaaggagGCTAGGCAGAAGTGTATGCAAAATAGACTGAGGTTGGGTCAATTCGTGACGCAAAGGGTGGGTGCGACCTTTCAAGAAAATTGGACCGATGGTTACGCGTTTCATGAACTTGCTCGACGGCAAGAAGAAATAGCGACCGAGCGGGAAGAGATCGACAAGCAGAAGAAGTTACTGCTCAAGAAAAGGCCGTCGAACAGCGAAACCGGCAGGAAACGTAGTCAACCTCAACCCTCTTTGCATAACGGCACCGAGGCGACGTTTTTGAAGCCGGATGCAGTACCTGGGTCGTATACGTGGCAAGAGTATTATGAAGCTGACGAAATACTCAAG TTAAGACAAAGTGCGTTGAAAAAAGAAGACGCGGATCTGCAATTAGAAATGGAGAAGCTCGAAAGGGAGCGAAACTTACACATCAGAGAATTGAAGCGTATTCACAACGAGGACCAATCGAGATTCAACTCCCATCCTGTTTTGAATGAACGTTACCTTCTGCTAATGTTACTAGGAAAGGGTGGTTTCAGCGAAGTGCATAAG gcaTTTGACTTAAAAGAGCAACGGTACGTGGCTTGTAAGGTGcatcaattaaataaagactGGAAAGAAGACAAGAAggctaattatataaa GCATGCATTAcgagaatataatatacacaaggCATTGGATCATCCTCgagttgtaaaattatatgatgtaTTTGAAATTGATGCCAATTCCTTTTGTACTGTTCTGGAATATTGTGATGGCCATGATTTAGATTTTTACCTCAAACAA CATAAGACTATACCTGAGAGAGAAGCGAGATCTATTGTTATGCAAGTCGTATCGGCATTAAAGTACCTCAATGAAATAAAACCCCCAGTCATACATTACGATTTAAAACCAG gtaacattttattaaccGAAGGTAATGTGTGcggtgaaataaaaatcacagACTTTGGTTTGAGTAAAGTTATGgatgaagaaaattataatccaGATCATGGAATGGATCTAACATCTCAAGGGGCGGGTACTTACTG gtaTCTACCTCCTGAGTGTTTTGTCATTGGCAAAAATCCTCCTAAAATATCGTCCAAGGTTGATGTCTGGAGTGTAGGAGTTATATTTTACCAATGCCTATATGgtaaaaag CCCTTTGGTCATAATCAATCGCAAGCTACCATTCTGGAGGAGAACACGATACTAAAGGCCACAGAAGTCCAGTTTGCGAATAAACCGACTGTCAGTAATGAAGCAAAG AGTTTCATAAGAAGTTGCCTAGCGTATAGAAAGGAGGAGCGCATAGACGTACTGACACTAGCTAGACACGAATACCTGCAACCCCCAGTGCCAAAACATGGCCGCCAAGCGAACAGccaacagcaacaacaacagcagcagatacagcagcagcaacagagCTCGTTCAATATCGGCATGTTTAGTGGTATGAACGCGTCGAGCAGTTCGTAG